One genomic region from Rattus norvegicus strain BN/NHsdMcwi chromosome 10, GRCr8, whole genome shotgun sequence encodes:
- the Scgb3a1 gene encoding secretoglobin family 3A member 1 precursor (The RefSeq protein has 1 substitution compared to this genomic sequence): MKLTAIFLVFCVALLSDSGVAFFVDSLAKPVVEPVAALAPAAEAVAGAVPSLPLSHLAILRFILASLGIPLDPLIDGSRKCVTELGPEAVGAVKSLLGALTTFG, encoded by the exons ATGAAGCTCACCGCCATCTTTCTAGTGTTCTGTGTGGCTCTGCTCAGCGACTCTG GCGTTGCTTTCTTCGTGGAGTCACTGGCCAAGCCTGTGGTAGAACCCGTGGCTGCCCTTGCTCCAGCTGCAGAGGCTGTGGCAGGGGCTGTGCCTAGCCTACCATTAAGCCACTTGGCCATCCTGAGGTTCAtcctggccagcctgggcatCCCATTGGATCCTCTCATAGATGGTTCCAGGAAGTGCGTCACCGAGCTGGGCCCTGAGGCTGTAGGAGCTGTGAAGTCACTGCTG GGGGCCCTGACAACGTTCGGTTGA
- the Cnot6 gene encoding CCR4-NOT transcription complex subunit 6 isoform X3 codes for MLQEPDRTRPTALFSVMCYNVLCDKYATRQLYGYCPSWALNWDYRKKAIIQEILSCNADIISLQEVETEQYYSFFLVELKERGYNGFFSPKSRARTMSEQERKHVDGCAIFFKTEKFTLVQKHTVEFNQLAMANSEGSEAMLNRVMTKDNIGVAVLLELRKELIEMSSGKPHLGTEKQLILVANAHMHWDPEYSDVKLVQTMMFLSEVKNIIDKASRSLKSSVLGECGTIPLVLCADLNSLPDSGVVEYLSTGGVETNHKDFKELRYNESLTNFSCNGKNGMTNGRITHGFKLKSAYENGLMPYTNYTFDFKGIIDYIFYSKPQLNTLAILGPLDHHWLVENNISGCPHPLIPSDHFSLFAQLELLLPFLPQVNGIHLPGRR; via the exons CCTTGTTTTCTGTCATGTGCTATAATGTTCTTTGTGATAAATATGCGACCCGGCAGTTATACGGCTACTGTCCATCATGGGCACTAAATTGGGACTACAGGAAAAAGGCCATTATTCAAGAAATTTTGAGCTGCAATGCTGATATTATAAGTCTTCAG GAAGTTGAAACAGAGCAGTATTACAGTTTTTTTCTGGTAGAACTGAAAGAACGTGGCTATAATGGATTCTTTAGTCCTAAGTCTCGAGCTAGGACTATGTCTGAACAGGAAAGAAAGCATGTTGATGGCTGTGCAATATTCTTCAAGACTGAAAA ATTTACTTTGGTTCAGAAACACACGGTTGAATTTAATCAGCTAGCAATGGCGAATTCAGAAGGGTCTGAAGCTATGTTGAACAGAGTCATGACAAAGGATAACATTGGAGTTGCCGTACTGCTAGAACTTCGAAAGGAATTGATTGAAATGTCAT CTGGAAAACCACATCTGGGAACAGAAAAACAACTTATTCTTGTGGCTAATGCTCATATGCATTGGGACCCTGAATACTCAGACGTGAAGTTGGTGCAAACTATGATGTTCCTTTCAGAAGTGAAGAATATTATTGATAAAGCCTCTCGGAGCCTCAAATCCAGTGTATTGGGAGAATGTGGAACTATTCCACTTGTGTTATGTGCAGATCTGAATTCTTTGCCAGACTCTG GTGTTGTAGAGTATTTGAGCACTGGTGGGGTAGAAACAAATCATAAAGACTTTAAGGAACTGAGATACAATGAAAGTCTTACAAACTTCAGCTGCAATGGGAAGAATGGGATGACCAATGGAAGAATCACACATGGTTTCAAGTTAAAGAGTGCCTATGAGAATGGCCTGATGCCTTACACGAATTACACATTTGATTTCAAG GGTATAATTGACTACATCTTCTATTCTAAACCTCAGCTGAATACTTTAGCCATCCTGGGACCTCTGGACCACCATTGGCTAGTTGAGAATAACATCAGCGGCTGCCCACATCCACTTATTCCCTCCGACCACTTCTCACTTTTTGCACAATTGGAGCTCTTACTGCCTTTCCTGCCCCAAGTTAATGGCATTCACCTTCCTGGCAGGAGGTAG